The sequence CAGGGCCCGGTGCACGTCATCTCGGCCCACGCCGACAGTCCTGCCCTGCGCGCCACCTCAGATCGCGCCGAAGCCGTGCTCGCCTCGCATCGGCTGATGCAGAAGTTGCTCCGAACAGCCCCCCGAAGCCACTGATGCCCCGCCCGCCGGTTGAGCGCGAGGCGGCTACCCCCAGCACGACCGCGCAACGACAACGCTGCGAGCGCATCCTTGCCACCGCGGCCCGACTCGGTGCCCGCGACGGGCTGGAGGCCGTCCGGATGCAGGACGTGGCCGATCAATCGGCGGTATCGATCGCGACCGTCTACCGCTACTACCCCACCAAGCATCACCTGTTCAGCGCCTTGTTGTTGCACTACACCCAGACCGCCGGTCCGTCGCACCCGCCGACGGGCTGTCCGGCAGCCGACGTCACCGACCTCATGGTCAGTATCTGTCGATCGATGCTCGCGCGTCCGCGGCTGGCCCGCGCAATGATCACCTCGGTCAACGCCCGGCGATCCGAATCAACGGCGAGCGGTGACTTCGACCTGCGCGCCGCCATCTTGTCCGTCGCCGGCATCGCCCGGCCCGCACCGTCCGACACACAGCTGGCACTACTGGTGGAGCAGTGCGCCTACGGCATCTTGTCCTGGGCCGTGATGGGTGAAACGACCGCTGCACAGGCCGAGCGCGACATGCGGCGCGCCTGCGAGCTGCTGCTAGCGCCCTGGCGCGGTGATACGCACGCCGGACCCGCGACGCTGCGCTGACGCCGCGCCCGGGGCTGCGCCATCGCCGGCGCGTGGCATCGCCAGCGCTGTCCCGAGGATCCAGGCGAACAAGAACGCCGGCATCGCGGTGATCGCATATCCCTCCAGGGACAG is a genomic window of Mycolicibacter heraklionensis containing:
- a CDS encoding TetR family transcriptional regulator; the protein is MPRPPVEREAATPSTTAQRQRCERILATAARLGARDGLEAVRMQDVADQSAVSIATVYRYYPTKHHLFSALLLHYTQTAGPSHPPTGCPAADVTDLMVSICRSMLARPRLARAMITSVNARRSESTASGDFDLRAAILSVAGIARPAPSDTQLALLVEQCAYGILSWAVMGETTAAQAERDMRRACELLLAPWRGDTHAGPATLR